One window from the genome of Salisaeta longa DSM 21114 encodes:
- the gatC gene encoding Asp-tRNA(Asn)/Glu-tRNA(Gln) amidotransferase subunit GatC, with protein sequence MAVSRDDVRHTARLARLSFTAAEEEAIAHDMERILDYMRTLQAVDTAGVAPLTHVHDGRTADDEATREDVATPRIDRAEALAPAPDTDDGYVRTPAAIE encoded by the coding sequence ATGGCTGTTTCTCGCGACGACGTTCGGCACACCGCGCGCCTCGCGCGGCTCTCGTTTACAGCGGCCGAAGAGGAAGCGATTGCGCACGACATGGAGCGCATTCTGGACTACATGCGCACCCTCCAAGCGGTGGACACCGCGGGCGTGGCGCCGCTGACGCATGTGCACGACGGGCGCACGGCTGACGACGAAGCCACGCGCGAGGATGTGGCGACGCCGCGCATCGACCGAGCGGAGGCCCTGGCGCCTGCTCCGGATACCGACGATGGCTACGTGCGCACGCCGGCTGCGATTGAGTAG
- a CDS encoding PTS sugar transporter subunit IIA — MSSTRTTDISQLLEPSSIRIALEGASKDAVIDALVDVLRGHPAVDSIEAVRRAVKAREAVMSTGVGKGLALPHAKTDAVRETVGAFAITQQGIDYGAIDSEPVRLVLLLVGPEADKSQHIKILGRISRLVGRSDVREELLAAASPEAVIRALRAGEATLRG; from the coding sequence ATGTCCTCGACGCGCACAACCGACATTAGCCAGCTTTTGGAGCCGTCGTCCATCCGCATTGCGTTGGAGGGCGCGAGCAAAGATGCCGTCATCGATGCGTTGGTGGACGTGCTGCGCGGGCATCCCGCCGTTGACAGCATCGAGGCGGTGCGCCGTGCCGTGAAAGCACGCGAGGCCGTCATGTCGACGGGCGTGGGCAAGGGCTTAGCGCTGCCCCATGCGAAAACGGATGCGGTGCGCGAGACGGTGGGGGCGTTTGCCATCACGCAGCAGGGCATCGACTACGGCGCCATCGACAGCGAACCGGTACGGCTCGTGCTGCTGCTGGTAGGGCCCGAGGCGGATAAGTCGCAGCACATCAAAATTCTGGGACGCATCTCGCGGCTGGTGGGGCGCAGCGACGTGCGCGAGGAGCTGCTGGCGGCCGCGTCTCCCGAGGCGGTCATTCGGGCGTTGCGGGCCGGGGAAGCGACGCTGCGCGGGTGA
- the thiL gene encoding thiamine-phosphate kinase yields MDADAQPQHTPISDVGEFGLIAHLRDTLGPPDANDEALVMGISDDAAVYRVGDGQVHVVTTDTLLEGIHFDRSFVPLEHLGFKALSANVSDVVAMNARPRYATISLGIPEHVSVEMMRTLYEGVHQACEAYDMRVIGGDTTGAHGLSLTVTVIGAAAEEDIVYRGGAQVGDKLCVTGDLGASYAGLKVLLEQRKQLQDAGDDFQPDLEGHDYVIRRHLAPPAQLQTIKHWAEAGVQPHALIDISDGLASEVHHICQSSETGAQLYAPALPLHPGTRNAATLFGEDVDTYALFGGEDYELLFALPEDDLQALDATTYTVIGDVTPPDDGVQIQQPTGENIGLQPGGFDHFDAPDDA; encoded by the coding sequence ATGGACGCCGACGCGCAACCGCAGCACACACCTATTTCCGATGTTGGCGAGTTTGGCCTCATCGCCCACCTTCGGGACACGCTTGGTCCGCCCGATGCTAACGATGAGGCCCTTGTGATGGGCATCTCGGACGATGCCGCCGTGTACCGCGTGGGCGACGGGCAGGTGCACGTGGTTACCACCGATACGCTGCTTGAAGGCATTCACTTCGACCGCTCGTTCGTCCCGCTGGAGCACCTCGGCTTTAAAGCCCTCTCGGCCAACGTGAGCGATGTGGTGGCCATGAACGCGCGCCCCCGGTATGCCACCATCAGCCTGGGCATTCCGGAGCATGTGTCGGTGGAGATGATGCGCACCCTGTACGAGGGCGTGCACCAGGCCTGCGAGGCGTACGACATGCGCGTTATTGGGGGCGACACCACCGGCGCGCACGGCCTCTCGCTTACCGTTACCGTCATTGGCGCGGCCGCCGAGGAAGACATCGTGTACCGGGGTGGCGCGCAGGTGGGCGACAAGCTCTGCGTAACGGGCGACCTGGGAGCCTCGTATGCCGGGCTCAAGGTCTTGTTGGAGCAACGCAAGCAACTGCAAGACGCCGGCGACGACTTTCAGCCCGACCTTGAGGGGCACGACTACGTCATTCGCCGCCACCTCGCGCCGCCCGCGCAGCTCCAAACCATTAAGCACTGGGCCGAAGCCGGCGTACAACCCCACGCCCTCATCGACATCTCCGACGGCCTCGCCTCCGAGGTGCACCACATCTGCCAGTCGAGTGAAACGGGCGCGCAGCTCTACGCCCCGGCGCTGCCCCTGCACCCCGGCACGCGCAACGCCGCCACCCTCTTTGGCGAAGACGTGGATACCTACGCGCTCTTCGGGGGGGAAGACTACGAGCTACTGTTTGCGCTGCCCGAGGACGACCTGCAAGCCCTTGACGCCACCACCTACACCGTCATCGGCGATGTAACGCCGCCCGACGACGGCGTACAAATCCAGCAGCCCACCGGCGAAAACATCGGTCTGCAGCCGGGCGGGTTCGATCATTTCGACGCGCCTGACGATGCCTAG